Proteins encoded in a region of the Paenibacillus sp. E222 genome:
- a CDS encoding VOC family protein, protein MFTQVGQIMLYVNDQDKALQFWTEKAGFHIVNEVNGNGMRWIEIAPVKDAQTTIILHDKEFVAKMSPELNLGTPSLMLFTDNLDQLYTHLSNKQVTVGEIVTMPGGRVFNFADDENNYFAVMEKN, encoded by the coding sequence ATGTTTACTCAAGTCGGGCAAATTATGTTGTATGTAAACGATCAGGATAAGGCTCTTCAATTTTGGACGGAAAAAGCAGGTTTCCATATCGTTAACGAAGTTAATGGGAATGGCATGCGCTGGATCGAGATTGCCCCTGTGAAGGATGCTCAAACCACCATTATCCTGCACGACAAAGAATTCGTTGCCAAAATGTCCCCTGAATTAAACCTTGGTACACCATCTCTCATGCTTTTCACAGATAACTTGGATCAACTATACACTCACTTATCCAATAAACAAGTTACGGTTGGCGAGATTGTAACGATGCCTGGCGGAAGAGTATTCAACTTTGCAGATGACGAAAACAATTACTTTGCTGTTATGGAGAAAAATTAA
- a CDS encoding SOS response-associated peptidase: MCGRFTITDPIEEIMDRYYASIAEGYEYKPNYNAAPMQFIPTIIGSKDGNRLGALRWGLVPNWAKDEKIGNKMINARAETLTEKPAFKRLISSKRCIIPCSGFYEWKKDGSVKQPMRILMKDDSIFSLAGLYDTWIDPEGNKLSTCTIITTEPNSLMADIHDRMPVILRPQDEADWLNKESDKESVLRLLSPHEADEMIAYKVDSAVGNVRNNNEELIREVS, encoded by the coding sequence ATGTGCGGAAGATTCACGATTACAGATCCAATCGAAGAAATTATGGACAGGTACTATGCTTCTATTGCTGAAGGATATGAGTACAAACCTAATTACAACGCTGCACCTATGCAATTCATCCCGACAATTATCGGTAGCAAAGACGGTAATCGATTGGGGGCGCTCCGATGGGGTTTAGTTCCTAATTGGGCCAAGGATGAAAAAATAGGAAATAAAATGATTAACGCCCGTGCAGAGACCCTCACAGAGAAACCTGCCTTTAAGCGCCTGATCAGTTCCAAGCGTTGTATTATCCCATGCTCGGGATTTTATGAATGGAAAAAGGATGGATCCGTAAAGCAACCCATGCGGATTTTAATGAAAGATGACTCCATCTTCTCGCTTGCTGGCCTATACGATACTTGGATTGATCCAGAAGGTAACAAGCTTTCAACTTGCACTATCATTACTACGGAACCTAACAGTCTTATGGCGGACATCCACGATCGTATGCCAGTCATTCTCCGGCCGCAAGATGAAGCGGATTGGCTAAACAAGGAATCGGACAAGGAAAGCGTTCTGAGGCTTCTCAGCCCGCATGAGGCCGATGAAATGATAGCTTACAAGGTGGATTCTGCAGTAGGTAATGTGCGAAATAATAACGAGGAATTGATCAGAGAGGTCAGTTAA
- a CDS encoding histidine phosphatase family protein — protein MTTGANTALYFVRHAESEYIEGQERERGLTEQGKRDAATVAGLLHREQIQSFYSSPYRRAVDTIQGLAEVSGGIVVTEEDLRERELSGPEVKHEHFREAKQRLYDDPAFAYPGGESGEVAGARAIAVIQRILDKHAGQKIVIGIHGDIMTLIFNYYDPSYGYDFWANTTMPDIYKLEFDREDRLVQVTRLWEKQM, from the coding sequence ATGACGACTGGAGCCAACACGGCTTTATATTTTGTAAGGCATGCAGAATCTGAATACATCGAAGGGCAGGAACGCGAGCGAGGTCTGACGGAACAAGGGAAGAGAGATGCGGCTACCGTTGCGGGTTTGCTTCATCGGGAGCAGATCCAATCGTTTTATTCCAGTCCGTATAGACGGGCCGTGGATACGATTCAGGGGTTGGCCGAAGTGTCAGGCGGCATTGTGGTCACCGAAGAAGATTTGCGTGAGCGTGAGCTGTCAGGTCCTGAAGTGAAGCATGAACATTTTCGTGAAGCCAAACAAAGGCTCTATGATGATCCTGCATTTGCTTATCCAGGTGGAGAATCCGGCGAAGTCGCTGGGGCACGGGCAATCGCTGTTATCCAGCGAATTCTGGATAAGCATGCGGGACAAAAAATAGTGATTGGCATCCATGGGGATATCATGACGTTGATTTTCAATTATTATGATCCGTCCTATGGTTATGACTTCTGGGCAAATACAACGATGCCGGACATCTACAAGCTGGAGTTTGATCGTGAAGACAGGCTGGTTCAGGTAACACGATTATGGGAGAAACAGATGTAG
- a CDS encoding class I SAM-dependent methyltransferase, whose translation MLNALKVIQSYKSGHLPEAEQPLWLQLLAAAEQPNINLERIHSIAELEGTNPVLDYVERTIQVLEQLQVSFWMREILEDVLVWSETAKAGSPKQRRKWQKQGINLFVHNVGSAQLYDMYGSVGNLHGKQGHREEEHSSRSESSRDLSNDDPSGSTQIVQTAYGSLPPRHEIIRTLIATHGLIGQYIRGEIPFAENAPLHSFITQGWMTADELQAILIALNECIIAGVDPALWNQVQAEVQRIIGWIITEPDHTDWNVKERLSRLRSSSIRQGEAMDEAYAKLQAQLEIEKLLAPLAHRTLWYVESAMHDFSLQEMVQIFLLTLHNEAMVVSGDDSMKNSTGIGIEADEEAVSLNSTSQEQQLAEVRHISFEPLMNTMYYDYKGVKKLNIYKKRMIEKYLEQYSWEQIEAGETITYPHLRHRIERHPDLRDTVFVTFEFSPAAEKLIAFCIEAEKSPLYEKAVLLLFDLFGLRRDAYDRFHNEETYLADMNSSGDYKKVLLDYMVGKRVLDIGPGGGILLDLIEQERPEMEPIGIDISANVIEALERKKQREAHRWQVLKGDALQLDQYVQPGTVDTVIFSSILHELYSYIERDGRRFNRDTVVAALRSSFNVLSPGGRILIRDGIMTEPEAQKRRIRFLEPDGMRWLERYTQDFQGRSIEYERIAENEAMLDINDAMEFLYTYTWGEEAYVHEIQEQFGIFTPSAYEHCIREALGDEAEIITFRHFLQEGYTEALGERILFMDEQGQPASLPDSTCLIVIEKKKGMADR comes from the coding sequence ATGCTGAACGCATTAAAGGTCATACAATCTTACAAGTCAGGCCATCTCCCGGAGGCAGAGCAGCCTCTTTGGTTGCAGCTGCTGGCAGCGGCAGAGCAGCCGAATATTAACCTGGAACGCATTCATTCTATAGCTGAGCTGGAAGGCACGAATCCGGTGCTGGATTACGTAGAACGCACAATCCAGGTGCTGGAGCAGCTTCAGGTTTCTTTTTGGATGCGAGAAATTCTGGAGGATGTGCTGGTCTGGTCGGAAACGGCAAAGGCAGGATCACCGAAACAGCGGCGAAAATGGCAGAAACAGGGAATAAACCTGTTCGTGCACAATGTGGGTTCAGCACAGCTATATGACATGTATGGAAGTGTTGGAAATTTGCATGGCAAGCAAGGCCATCGTGAGGAGGAACATTCATCTCGATCAGAATCCTCGCGTGATTTATCAAATGATGATCCAAGCGGTAGTACACAAATTGTGCAAACAGCTTATGGTTCACTCCCACCTCGGCATGAGATCATTCGTACCCTTATTGCCACACACGGACTTATTGGTCAGTACATAAGAGGAGAAATCCCCTTTGCCGAAAATGCCCCACTGCACTCGTTCATAACGCAAGGGTGGATGACCGCAGATGAATTGCAGGCCATCCTGATCGCATTAAATGAATGTATCATTGCTGGCGTTGATCCAGCGTTGTGGAATCAAGTTCAGGCTGAAGTGCAGCGTATCATAGGCTGGATCATTACAGAGCCGGATCATACAGACTGGAATGTGAAGGAGCGGCTGTCACGCTTACGGAGCTCGTCTATCCGTCAGGGAGAAGCGATGGATGAAGCATATGCCAAACTCCAAGCCCAGCTTGAGATAGAGAAACTTCTCGCTCCTCTGGCTCATCGAACCTTATGGTATGTGGAGTCAGCGATGCATGATTTTTCGTTGCAGGAGATGGTTCAGATCTTCCTTTTGACGCTGCACAATGAAGCTATGGTGGTATCTGGGGATGACTCGATGAAGAACAGCACAGGTATAGGCATAGAAGCCGACGAAGAAGCAGTGAGCTTGAATTCGACTTCGCAGGAGCAACAATTGGCTGAGGTTAGGCATATCAGCTTCGAGCCATTAATGAACACGATGTATTACGATTACAAAGGTGTCAAGAAACTGAACATTTACAAGAAACGAATGATTGAAAAATATTTGGAGCAATATTCGTGGGAGCAGATTGAAGCAGGTGAGACGATTACTTACCCCCATCTGAGACATCGGATTGAACGGCACCCGGATTTGCGGGATACGGTGTTTGTGACATTTGAATTTTCCCCGGCGGCGGAGAAGTTGATTGCGTTCTGTATTGAGGCAGAAAAGTCTCCGTTATATGAAAAGGCTGTGCTGTTGTTATTTGACCTATTTGGACTTCGTCGGGATGCGTATGATCGGTTCCATAATGAAGAGACGTATCTGGCCGACATGAACAGCTCAGGTGATTATAAGAAAGTACTGCTGGATTACATGGTTGGCAAACGTGTGCTCGATATCGGTCCCGGCGGTGGAATATTGCTCGATCTGATTGAGCAGGAACGACCTGAGATGGAACCAATCGGCATTGATATTTCAGCGAATGTCATTGAGGCGTTGGAGCGCAAGAAGCAGCGAGAGGCACATCGCTGGCAAGTATTGAAGGGAGATGCTCTCCAACTGGATCAATACGTGCAGCCAGGCACGGTGGATACGGTTATTTTTTCATCCATTCTGCATGAACTGTATTCATATATTGAACGTGACGGACGCAGATTTAACAGGGATACGGTCGTTGCTGCGCTAAGAAGTTCATTTAACGTGTTATCCCCCGGGGGCCGAATTCTGATTAGGGATGGTATCATGACCGAACCCGAAGCACAGAAGCGACGGATTCGTTTCCTCGAACCGGATGGGATGCGATGGCTGGAGCGGTATACACAGGATTTCCAGGGACGCAGCATTGAATACGAGCGGATCGCTGAGAATGAGGCAATGCTGGATATCAACGATGCGATGGAATTTCTGTACACCTATACATGGGGCGAAGAAGCATATGTTCATGAGATTCAGGAGCAATTCGGCATATTTACCCCATCGGCATATGAGCACTGTATTCGCGAAGCGCTGGGTGATGAAGCCGAAATTATAACGTTCCGGCACTTTCTTCAGGAAGGATATACGGAGGCGCTTGGAGAACGAATACTATTTATGGATGAACAGGGTCAACCTGCATCTTTGCCAGACAGCACCTGCCTGATTGTGATTGAAAAGAAGAAAGGAATGGCGGATAGATGA
- a CDS encoding phosphotransferase family protein, whose protein sequence is MRRIGQGRTAEIYEYPSNQIMKLYHADFPTEAVQNEFRITEAVFQKGLPVPQARLFKDDVSRKGIIFERIEGNTMLSLMIQKPALIEELSRQMAVCHHSLHVQQDDEGILPTQKQILTGAIRNTSLLSEEDKTQVINYMSALPERKQICHGDFHPDNVMLNETKDRYWVIDWMTGMSGDPAGDVARSWVILMSGTLPEDTDPAVHKGFELARNVMLNHYIQHYIQISGISRQEFEAWILPVAAARLDERLPAVEEDQLIKLVQDRIRLLK, encoded by the coding sequence ATGAGACGGATTGGGCAAGGACGAACGGCTGAGATCTATGAGTACCCATCAAATCAGATTATGAAATTATACCATGCGGATTTTCCAACCGAAGCTGTCCAGAATGAGTTTCGAATTACCGAGGCAGTATTCCAAAAGGGCTTACCTGTGCCACAGGCAAGATTGTTTAAGGATGATGTATCGCGTAAAGGGATTATATTTGAACGGATCGAAGGCAATACGATGTTATCCCTCATGATTCAAAAACCCGCTCTGATCGAAGAACTATCGCGTCAAATGGCAGTCTGTCATCATAGCCTTCACGTTCAGCAGGACGATGAAGGAATACTTCCCACACAAAAGCAGATTCTTACTGGAGCCATTCGAAATACCTCTCTGTTGTCGGAAGAGGATAAGACGCAGGTTATCAATTATATGTCCGCTCTTCCAGAGCGAAAGCAAATTTGTCATGGCGACTTTCATCCCGATAATGTCATGTTGAATGAAACGAAAGATCGATATTGGGTTATAGATTGGATGACAGGCATGTCGGGTGATCCGGCGGGTGATGTGGCACGAAGCTGGGTAATATTAATGAGCGGCACGTTGCCGGAGGATACAGACCCGGCTGTTCATAAAGGATTTGAATTGGCTCGCAATGTAATGCTTAATCACTATATCCAACATTACATCCAGATTTCCGGGATATCCCGCCAGGAGTTTGAAGCTTGGATTTTGCCTGTCGCGGCTGCACGTCTAGACGAAAGGTTACCTGCAGTGGAAGAGGATCAGTTAATTAAGCTTGTGCAGGATCGTATTCGTCTGCTGAAATGA
- a CDS encoding AraC family transcriptional regulator — translation MTSSHTLFVVTDGHGSIDTLDNMDTRLEKGMIMFVPAGRTIVIEGSSELQYYRLELMVAEVKEDKASRLNIRDETVQKGLPVLISDPDRLPLIELNYSPWSSCLKSLEQISRGLTAHDWLDQWEIQLRFQEWFRVLLRQNDPEIESPDDRARLQSSIRYIREHYDQPITVDDLAAEIRLTRSSYTRQFKEITGKLPLDYVNAVRLEHSKLLLQMTDDRLHDIAQNVGFNNEYYFGRRFKQYTGVSPGLYRRHHRQEVRVFAPYLEDFVLALGIKPVLQCSHRSWGRQQYLGLEDVPEFDVTRMDAGFNETNVPEFIMLNDGYKRWNLDRFEQVAPTFYMEHEGEDWRSILKSTADVLGKVNRVQDVIGAYEDKAVEAKEQLTRHMRGQTVAFLRISASEITLYGDQYGYVGPVLYQDLGLTPHVRVQQWASQSRRVGIGLEQLCQLEADHLFITFDNMDSAYPGEERKLLERDEWKRLPAVKSGHVYEVDFMTWMNYGVISHGKKIDDILQYLG, via the coding sequence ATGACATCATCACACACTCTTTTCGTAGTGACGGATGGGCATGGCTCTATAGACACTTTGGACAATATGGACACTCGTCTGGAAAAAGGGATGATTATGTTTGTTCCAGCTGGACGTACCATTGTGATTGAAGGCTCCAGTGAGTTGCAATATTACAGACTTGAACTGATGGTAGCTGAAGTAAAAGAAGACAAGGCCAGTAGGTTGAATATAAGAGACGAAACGGTGCAAAAAGGGCTTCCAGTCTTGATTTCAGATCCAGATCGGTTGCCTCTTATTGAGCTGAATTATAGTCCATGGAGTTCCTGTCTGAAATCGTTGGAACAGATATCGCGTGGGCTGACTGCTCATGATTGGTTGGACCAATGGGAGATACAACTTCGTTTCCAGGAGTGGTTCCGAGTGCTGCTTCGGCAAAATGATCCCGAGATTGAATCGCCGGATGACCGTGCCCGGCTTCAAAGCTCGATTCGTTATATTCGGGAACACTATGATCAGCCCATAACGGTTGACGATCTGGCAGCAGAGATCCGGCTTACCAGATCCAGTTATACCCGACAATTCAAGGAGATCACAGGCAAGCTTCCGCTTGATTATGTAAATGCTGTACGATTGGAGCATTCCAAACTGCTGTTACAGATGACCGATGATCGCTTGCATGATATTGCACAGAATGTGGGATTTAATAACGAATATTATTTTGGTCGCCGATTCAAGCAATATACAGGTGTTTCACCAGGATTGTATCGGCGACATCACCGTCAAGAGGTGCGTGTGTTTGCACCGTATCTGGAGGACTTTGTTCTTGCCCTTGGAATAAAACCTGTGTTGCAGTGCTCCCATCGCTCATGGGGCAGGCAGCAATATTTAGGGTTGGAAGATGTTCCTGAATTTGATGTTACTCGGATGGATGCAGGTTTTAATGAAACGAATGTGCCTGAATTTATTATGTTGAACGACGGGTATAAACGCTGGAATCTGGATCGCTTTGAGCAAGTAGCCCCGACATTTTATATGGAGCACGAGGGTGAGGACTGGCGTTCCATTTTGAAATCGACAGCAGATGTATTAGGGAAGGTGAATCGAGTTCAGGATGTAATAGGTGCCTATGAGGATAAAGCCGTTGAGGCCAAGGAACAATTGACACGTCATATGCGTGGCCAAACCGTCGCTTTTTTGCGTATTTCTGCATCGGAAATTACACTCTATGGGGATCAGTACGGTTACGTAGGGCCTGTGCTGTATCAGGATCTCGGATTAACCCCGCATGTTCGTGTTCAGCAATGGGCGAGTCAAAGTAGAAGAGTTGGTATTGGGCTTGAGCAGCTATGTCAGCTTGAGGCAGATCATCTCTTTATTACATTTGACAATATGGATTCTGCCTATCCCGGAGAGGAGCGGAAGCTCCTGGAAAGAGATGAGTGGAAACGGCTGCCTGCAGTGAAAAGCGGTCACGTATATGAGGTGGATTTTATGACCTGGATGAATTATGGTGTCATCTCCCACGGAAAGAAAATCGACGATATACTGCAGTATTTGGGATGA
- a CDS encoding class I SAM-dependent methyltransferase produces the protein MNLKLVESFMEQQIRFNDNKSLFYNGGKSALGPSPRTLCWLMEYRAQVSKALEHIFKDRLLNHFTIKLAERGIRQFIQVNQFMQFTSKDKLQLAEFYKDQFMRIWSLLQNEEAGEEVVQQFFQKHYQQLRTFLIQTNGEELFKKYTMDPHLFWVPCEEYSAALQVSWLGLDIKRLHPPVLDLGCGPQANLVHFLRRKKIEAYGMDRQVEESEDRPFLRRMGWIESSFEQEQWGTIISHLAFSNHFTHHHLKADGEPEAYAQKYMELLRALKPGGSFFYAPSVPFIESFVDQLPQYFVCRTWITPTQQMTRITRLD, from the coding sequence ATGAACCTCAAGTTGGTAGAGTCCTTTATGGAGCAACAAATCCGTTTTAATGACAATAAAAGTTTATTTTATAATGGAGGCAAGTCTGCATTAGGGCCATCTCCGCGAACGTTGTGCTGGCTAATGGAATATCGCGCTCAAGTGTCAAAAGCATTAGAACATATTTTTAAAGATCGTTTATTGAATCATTTTACAATTAAACTAGCAGAGCGAGGAATTCGCCAGTTTATCCAGGTGAATCAGTTTATGCAGTTTACGAGCAAAGACAAGTTGCAATTGGCAGAATTTTATAAGGATCAATTTATGCGGATCTGGTCTCTTTTGCAGAACGAGGAGGCAGGGGAAGAGGTAGTGCAGCAATTTTTCCAGAAGCATTATCAACAGTTAAGAACATTTCTAATACAGACCAACGGCGAGGAATTGTTTAAAAAATATACGATGGATCCACATCTGTTCTGGGTGCCTTGCGAGGAGTATTCGGCAGCTCTGCAGGTATCCTGGCTCGGCTTGGATATAAAGCGCCTGCATCCACCGGTGCTTGATCTTGGCTGCGGTCCGCAAGCCAATTTGGTCCATTTTTTACGTAGAAAAAAGATAGAAGCTTATGGGATGGACAGACAGGTGGAGGAATCGGAAGATCGGCCGTTTTTGCGACGTATGGGCTGGATAGAATCTTCATTTGAACAAGAACAGTGGGGGACAATAATATCCCATTTGGCATTTTCCAACCATTTTACACATCATCATCTCAAGGCAGATGGCGAACCAGAAGCATACGCTCAGAAATATATGGAGCTGTTAAGAGCGCTAAAACCAGGAGGTTCCTTCTTCTATGCGCCGAGTGTTCCTTTCATAGAGTCATTCGTAGATCAACTTCCCCAGTACTTTGTATGTCGAACCTGGATCACACCAACACAGCAAATGACGCGAATTACGCGGCTGGATTAG
- a CDS encoding PolC-type DNA polymerase III, with protein sequence MKITFMPNTYTVEELKVPELHDRTYCIFDLEGTGIDPAEESVTQFGAMYYKKGESLDSSFTSLVLASKPIPEAVAKLTGISNEDMIQAPSFAEAYHAFLAFIGDKVLVTQAGYEYDLPILKRHCDMNGLPMFTNPVLDTKAMFTYIHPEISEVISTDFLIQYYDLNTDGIHRHNALADCGVIARIFEHVLNEYQDLALEHFTADREREMKRFVIPEMYLTAPIGGGKPDE encoded by the coding sequence ATGAAAATTACGTTTATGCCTAATACGTACACTGTTGAAGAGCTGAAAGTCCCTGAATTGCACGATCGAACGTACTGCATATTTGATCTAGAGGGCACAGGGATCGATCCGGCTGAGGAGAGTGTGACTCAATTTGGTGCGATGTATTACAAAAAAGGAGAATCATTAGATTCATCGTTTACTTCACTTGTACTTGCGTCTAAACCGATTCCAGAAGCGGTCGCGAAGTTAACGGGCATTTCAAATGAGGATATGATCCAGGCTCCTTCGTTCGCAGAAGCATACCACGCTTTCCTGGCATTCATCGGGGATAAGGTATTAGTCACGCAAGCGGGGTATGAGTATGATTTACCCATTTTGAAACGACATTGTGATATGAATGGGCTACCGATGTTTACCAATCCGGTGTTGGATACAAAAGCGATGTTTACATATATTCATCCTGAAATCTCCGAGGTCATCTCTACCGATTTCCTGATCCAGTATTATGACCTGAATACAGACGGAATTCACAGGCACAATGCCTTGGCCGATTGTGGTGTGATTGCTCGTATATTTGAACATGTCCTGAACGAATATCAGGATCTTGCATTGGAACATTTTACTGCGGATAGGGAACGTGAGATGAAGCGTTTTGTGATTCCCGAGATGTATTTAACAGCACCGATCGGAGGAGGGAAGCCAGATGAGTAG
- a CDS encoding helix-turn-helix domain-containing protein, with protein sequence MPSYVNEANLIYLLSSVRKRKFPMTRQAKHVRVPVYILCFITEGEGVVVLDGALQKVRPLQLYLLVPGMIVEFPEQGSTFEYYGIWFEPIRLTKTRGRYEALPSLSLSGALSPGHIPVHHPQQILQQIVQLYHHSGQERNRDSLKLRIQLEQLIQDIMKNEPEQQSTVMDERVERSILYMEQHYTDKVSIEQLAEAAGGMPPVAFSRLFRSETGLPPVEYLSNVRMTRAKQMLNTKNSRVKEVAAAVGFRSEFYFSRMFQRMVGVSPTLYMKRGKLKVAVASSLGFDDHLKSVGIEPVCVVDLFQYPGQSNEQYAEQLHRQLLELEQSNPDMIIADHYHTEFREQFKQTAAPVFLDFSVWDWKGNFEKIAELVNREREAVEMLTRLDVQTETTGQTLRRILGQERMTIMQVSHRTIGIQGRVNHPLNELVYGELGLRPCNQAPAELWRMELQPEAMPVLETEHLLIHHHHILAGSDKMYDELTRTPVWPQIPAVKDGKVKRIPNWFVMSWTPLGRQRIMNELMAAVGEPQDR encoded by the coding sequence ATGCCATCATATGTGAACGAAGCCAATCTAATCTATCTTTTATCTTCAGTACGTAAACGAAAGTTTCCCATGACCCGACAAGCCAAGCATGTTCGGGTTCCTGTATACATATTATGCTTTATTACAGAGGGCGAAGGAGTTGTTGTGCTGGATGGTGCGCTCCAGAAGGTTCGTCCTCTCCAGTTATATTTGCTTGTACCCGGCATGATTGTGGAATTCCCGGAACAAGGTAGTACGTTTGAATATTATGGTATATGGTTTGAACCGATTAGGTTAACCAAAACCAGAGGTAGATATGAAGCATTGCCTTCCTTGTCCTTATCTGGTGCACTCTCACCAGGGCATATTCCCGTGCATCATCCACAACAGATCCTCCAACAGATCGTGCAGTTGTATCATCACAGTGGGCAGGAACGAAATCGGGATTCATTGAAGTTGAGAATTCAGTTAGAGCAATTGATCCAAGATATTATGAAGAATGAACCGGAACAGCAGAGTACCGTAATGGATGAACGGGTTGAACGGAGCATCCTTTATATGGAGCAGCACTATACGGACAAAGTAAGCATTGAACAGCTGGCTGAAGCAGCAGGTGGCATGCCGCCGGTTGCTTTTTCACGTTTGTTCCGAAGCGAAACAGGTCTGCCTCCAGTCGAGTACCTAAGTAACGTGCGCATGACCCGGGCCAAGCAGATGCTGAATACGAAGAATAGTCGAGTGAAAGAAGTCGCAGCTGCGGTTGGTTTTCGAAGTGAATTTTACTTTAGTCGCATGTTTCAGCGCATGGTGGGTGTATCTCCTACATTATATATGAAGCGAGGCAAGTTAAAGGTGGCTGTAGCATCCTCGCTCGGATTCGACGACCATCTGAAATCAGTTGGAATTGAGCCGGTCTGTGTGGTGGATTTATTCCAGTATCCAGGTCAGAGCAATGAACAGTATGCGGAACAATTGCACAGACAACTGCTGGAATTGGAGCAGTCCAATCCAGATATGATCATTGCCGATCATTATCATACAGAGTTCAGAGAGCAGTTTAAACAAACCGCTGCGCCTGTATTTCTGGATTTCTCTGTGTGGGACTGGAAAGGAAACTTTGAGAAAATTGCCGAGTTGGTGAACCGGGAACGCGAAGCTGTGGAGATGCTGACACGTCTGGATGTGCAGACTGAGACAACAGGCCAGACATTGCGCCGGATACTGGGCCAGGAACGGATGACCATCATGCAAGTGAGCCACAGGACGATTGGCATTCAGGGCAGGGTGAATCATCCGCTCAATGAATTGGTATACGGCGAGCTGGGCCTGCGCCCATGTAATCAGGCTCCAGCAGAACTGTGGCGTATGGAGCTGCAACCGGAGGCCATGCCTGTATTGGAGACGGAACATTTGTTAATTCATCATCATCATATTCTAGCAGGTAGTGACAAAATGTATGATGAGTTAACCAGAACGCCCGTATGGCCCCAGATTCCGGCGGTGAAGGATGGAAAAGTTAAGCGTATTCCCAATTGGTTTGTGATGAGCTGGACTCCGTTGGGTAGACAGCGGATTATGAATGAATTGATGGCAGCCGTGGGTGAACCTCAAGACCGATAA
- a CDS encoding ABC transporter substrate-binding protein, with translation MVRFSKGFKGWTIILLLMVVVISGCSANSESKAEEAPASESTVSDGSTSETTEKEAETRVVQDEFGDVTIPVHPQRIAGIYVEDYLKALDITPVVQWYNPMWGVQEYLDLDVPQFDTTGSIEALLEYDPDLIIVDGGADMEKYEMYSKVAPTYRLPEDILQDSNQILTTIADVVGKPDKGKEVVATFKAKIADAKAKLQEAVGDETVAVVRLNISNNTLALFGVKNRFTGFLYSELGLTPHPLVANMEEYQEILSEEAFPELDADHIIVFPSNGEWSSPENKEALKVLDSKLWKSLPAVKNNHVYMMERSYWQSGAITANTMKIDDLLQKMTP, from the coding sequence ATGGTAAGGTTCAGTAAAGGCTTCAAAGGGTGGACGATCATACTGCTACTCATGGTTGTAGTTATATCGGGCTGTAGTGCAAATTCTGAGTCAAAAGCAGAAGAGGCTCCTGCATCTGAGTCCACGGTATCGGATGGCAGTACATCTGAAACAACAGAAAAAGAAGCAGAGACACGTGTCGTTCAGGATGAATTTGGTGATGTGACGATTCCGGTGCATCCGCAGCGGATTGCTGGTATCTATGTGGAAGATTATCTCAAGGCTCTCGATATCACACCTGTAGTACAGTGGTATAATCCGATGTGGGGTGTGCAGGAATATCTGGATCTGGATGTGCCTCAATTCGATACTACAGGTAGCATTGAGGCTTTGTTGGAGTATGATCCGGATCTCATCATTGTGGATGGCGGAGCGGACATGGAGAAATATGAGATGTATTCAAAGGTGGCACCGACGTATCGTCTGCCTGAAGATATTTTGCAGGATTCCAATCAAATCTTGACGACTATTGCAGATGTTGTCGGTAAACCGGACAAGGGTAAAGAAGTTGTTGCGACATTTAAGGCTAAGATTGCAGATGCTAAGGCGAAACTTCAGGAAGCCGTTGGGGATGAAACCGTAGCGGTTGTCCGATTGAATATCAGCAACAATACATTGGCATTGTTCGGTGTGAAAAATCGATTTACGGGATTTCTTTATTCGGAGCTTGGTCTAACACCTCATCCACTGGTTGCCAACATGGAAGAATATCAGGAAATTCTGTCCGAAGAGGCTTTTCCAGAGCTTGATGCGGATCATATTATTGTATTTCCATCCAATGGAGAGTGGTCATCTCCAGAGAACAAGGAAGCTTTGAAGGTGCTCGATAGCAAGTTGTGGAAATCTCTTCCGGCAGTCAAAAACAACCATGTGTACATGATGGAAAGATCGTATTGGCAATCAGGTGCGATTACCGCAAACACAATGAAGATTGATGATCTCTTGCAAAAAATGACGCCATAA